The nucleotide window CGGCCGCTCCCACGCCACAGTGAACGCGGCAATGCCCCCGGAACTGGCCCCGCCTATGCCGTGCTGTTCGGCATCGTGCGAAATGTTGTAATCCTTGTACAACACCGGCAGCAGCTCATCCACAATCACCCGCGGATATTTGTCATCTAGTGAGTTGTATTCCACCGGACGATTGGTGTTGCGGTCCCCCCATTCTTTCGGCGTCGGTTCCGGTTGCTCCGGCGTGTGACCGGGATTGATGAACACCGCAATCATCACCGGTAATTCACGGCGGAAAATTAAGTTGTCCAGCACGTTGGGCGCCCGCACGTTGCCCTGCATGTCGATAAACGCCTGCCCGTCGTTAAAAATCATCAAGCTCGCAGGCTTCGCCGGATCGTACTGCGCCGGCACGTACACCCAGTACGTGTGGCTGGTGCCCGGAAACACTTCGCTGGGCAACTTCAACGGCCCAACCAACTTTCCCTTCGGCACGCCATCTTGAGCCAACGAATCGGGCCCCAATTGATAATGGTCGTCCTCCCCCGCTGCAAACGCCTGCGTGCAGATTCCAAATAACAGCATTGCCACCAGACACAATCGCACCGCTTTCATGACTCGCTCCCCATTTCAGTATGCCAACTTACGCTGTTGCCCAGCTCCCGGATTGTAATCATGAACCAGACGGATTGAAACAAGACGCAGCGTGGTCTTTCCAGACCACTGGAAACCGATCTCCTCGCCGATCTGTGTTCAACCGCTTGATCCGTGTTCATCGGTGGCTCTGTGATC belongs to Pirellulales bacterium and includes:
- a CDS encoding alpha/beta hydrolase-fold protein, which codes for MKAVRLCLVAMLLFGICTQAFAAGEDDHYQLGPDSLAQDGVPKGKLVGPLKLPSEVFPGTSHTYWVYVPAQYDPAKPASLMIFNDGQAFIDMQGNVRAPNVLDNLIFRRELPVMIAVFINPGHTPEQPEPTPKEWGDRNTNRPVEYNSLDDKYPRVIVDELLPVLYKDYNISHDAEQHGIGGASSGGIAAFTVAWERPDDFRKVITIVGSFTDLRGPGSGSTYADKVMESEKKPIRIFMQDGRNDLRGVRRDGGGSYDQKRDWFYQNVRLADALTKKGYDLNYAWGIGLHGQKQGGAILPDMLRWLWRDHAVSTDPGDKVERSFHQALGDAAADSSGTQPDSTSKADSAATKPDSAAPGGK